Within Actinoplanes sp. L3-i22, the genomic segment GTTGCCAGCGCCCGCCGAACCGTCCGGCAACGCCGAGCTGCCAGCGCCCGCTGAACCGTCCCGCGGCGTCGACTCGGCGAAGGCGGCCCCGCCCGTGGCAGCGGCCAGGAGCCGCTGCTGCACCTGCGGATCAAGGACACCCTGCCCGATCGCCGCCGCCCGCACCGCCTGCGCGATCTGCACCCGCCCGGAGTCCTTGGTCAGATACCCCACGGCACCGGCCCGCAGCGCCCCGAGGATGTGCTCGTCATCGGCGAAGGTGGTCAGCACGACCACCCGCGTCTCCGGATACCGCGCCTTGATCAGCGCGGTCGCCGCCACCCCGTCGCGGCGCGGCATCCGCAGATCCATCAGCACCACGTCCGGCCGCTCCCGGCCGACCAGCTCCAGCGCCTGATCACCGTCGGCCGCCTCGCCCACCACGTCGACGTCGTCGAGCAGGCTCAACATCAGCGCCAGCCCTTCCCGGACCACGGTCTGATCATCGGCCACCACCACCCGGATGCTCACCCGCAAATCCTGACACCCACCCACCGTTCCTCGCGCCCCGGTTCACCCACGCCGCCGCTCATCCCGGCATTCGTAGGTCCACCAGCCAGCCGCCCTCACCCCCGTCCCCGCCCTCGCCGTTGTCCGGGCCGACCTCGATCGTGCCGCCGGCCAATTCGGCACGCTCCCGCAGCCCGATCAGTCCATATCCACTCGACAGCCCGGACACCGGTGGCCCGGCCGGCCCGTGGTTGCGGACCCGCAGCGCGACCGTGCCCACCTCGTACCGCAATCGGGTTTCGACCGCGCTGCCCGGCGCATGCTTGCGGACATTGGTCAGCGCCTCCTGCGCGGCCCGGAACAGCGCCAGCCCGGTCTCCGCGTCCAGCTCCCGCGGCTCGCCGTCGACGGTGAACGTGGCCGGGGCGTCCAGGTCGCGCCCATAGCCCGCGGTCAGCTCGCCGACCAGCTCCGGCACCGGCAGCGGGTCGCCGCGCAGCGCGCTCACCGCCCGGCGGGTCTCGGTCAGGCCGTCCCGCGCGAGGGTCCCGGCCCGGTCGATCAGCACCGCCGCGTCGGCCGTCCGGTCCCGCTCCAGCAGCGCCGCGGCCGTCTCCAGCTGCACCGACAGCGCCGACAGCGAGTGCGCCAGCACGTCGTGGATCTCCCGGGCCAGCCGGGCCCGCTCGGCCAGCGCCGCCGCCCGGGCCTGCTCGTCGGCGAGCATCCGCTCCTGCTCGGCGCCGGCGGTGCGCTGCCGGCGCAGCAGGACGAGCAGCGTGACCACGATCGTGACACCGCACCAGAGGGCGATCGCCGACGCCGCCACGTCGTGCCCGGCCAGCGCGATGATCAGGGCGATCAGGCCGGTGCCGGTCACCACCCCGGTGGTGATCAGGTCGAGGGCGGCGGCGCTGCTGGCGATCGCGACGATCACGTAGACCGGTGCGAGGCCCGGCCCGACCAGCGTGGTCAGCCACAACCCGGCCGCGAGGGTCACGCACACCGCGGCGAGGTGCTGCCGGGACGGCAGGATCCGCAGGGCCAGCACGACCCAGCCGAGACCACCGATCACCAGCCCCACCACCAGGGCGGGGCTGGGTTTCTGGTCCTGGAGCATCGCGACGGTGATGATGACCAGGACGATCAGGTTGCGGGCCCGGCGCCAGAGGTTCAACACCCGGTCCCGATCGACGATGAACACGACGCCAGTCTGCCGAATCAACGGTGACAACCAGGTGTCAGCGCCATCCCGAGACCACGACCCGGCAGCCGGCACAGAAGTCTCAGCAGCGGGCGAGGTGCGCGGCGCGGCGAGCGGCACAGAAGTCTCAGCAGTGGGCGAGGTACGGGCTCCGGCGGCCGGCATCGCGGGCCTCAGCGCCCGACGCGGACCCGGTCACGATCCCGGCGCCGCGGTGCGAACGGCGCCCCGGTCGCCATCGCCCGGGGCCCCACGACCGCGGCCTCCCCGAGGAAGCTGAGCCCCAGGGCGAGCGCCAGGGACGCGGTCAGCACGGACTGGTCGGCGCCGAGCGAGACCGCCGCGACCGCCTGCCCGAACCGCAGCGCGATCAGCCCACCCCAGACCGCGAGCGTCACCCAGGTGTAGCGGTACCAGGTGTGCCCGTCCCGGACGAAGATCCGCACGGTCCGCCCGCGCAGCACCCCACCGGCGACCGCGACCAGCCCGCCGGTCACCAGCGCCACGAGGTCGGCGGTGGGATGAACGAAATCGGTCTGCGCGACGGTGTAGACGCCGTACGCGGTGAGCGCCAGGGGCAGCAGGACCAGTCGCCGGGACTCCAGCGGCTCGCCGAGGAAGCGACGGACCATGGCGTAGACGAGGAAGCCGAGGATCAGAAGCGCGGTGGCGATGTTCATGCCGTTGAAGGTACGAATCGGGCCGGGTGGAGTGCCGCCACCCACGGGTGGAGATCCGGGTGGAGACCGGAACCGTTCTGCCCGTTCTGTCCCTCGGAATACCGGTATTGTCGGTAGTCGATTCGGCATTCGGGGGAGGAACGATGACGCAAGAGCTCGTCGACCTGGGCGATCCGGCTTTCCAGGACGACCCGCATCCGGCGTATGAGGAATGGCGCCGCTCCGGCCCGGTCCGCCGTGCCGTGCTGCCCAGCGGCATGCAGGCCTGGATCGTCACGAGGTATGAGGACGCCAGGCGCGCGCTCACCGACCCACGCCTGTCGAAGCGGTCCTCCCCGGCACCGGAGGGCCAGCCCGTCGGCGGCTCCCGGACAGCCGGCGCGGCTCCGGCCGCGGCGATGTCCCCGGGCATCGGGGCGGCGATCTCCCGGCACATGCTGGCCGTCGACCCGCCGGACCACACCCGCCTGCGCCGCCTGGTCGCGGCCGCCTTCACCGCCCGCCGGATCGAGGCGCTGCGCCCGCGGGTCGAGCAGATCGCCATCGACCTGCTGGATTCGCTGGCCGGCCGGGAGCAGGCCGACCTGATCGACGAGTTCGCCTTCCCGCTGCCCATCCAGGTCATCTGTGAGCTGCTCGGGCTGCCGCCGGAGGATCGGGACGACTTCCGCGAGTGGTCGGACGCGGTGGTCGCCGGCTCGGCGGCCGGGCCGAAGCTGGGCCCGGCGATCGAGGCGATGGTGAAGTACATCCACGCCCTGCTCGCCGAGCGCCGCAAGGCGCCCGGTGACGACCTGCTCTCCGGCCTGATCCAGGTGCGTGACGCGGAGGACCGGCTGACCGAGGACGAGCTCTCCTCGATGGTCTTCCTGCTGCTGGTCGCCGGGCACGAGACGACCGTCAACCTGATCGGCAACGGCACCTACCTGATGCTGCGCGACCGCACCGAGTGGGAGCGGCTGCGCGCCGACCGCGAGCTGCTGCCGAGCGCCATCGAAGAATTTCTTCGGTACGAGGGTCCGCTCAAGACCTCCACGTTCCGGATCGCCACCGAGGACGTGGAGATCGGCGGCGTGACCATCCCGGCCGGCGACCCGGTGATCATCGGGCTGCTCTCGGCGAACCGGGACGGCGACCAGTTCCCGTCCGCCGACCTGCTCCGCTTGGACCGGGTGCAGAGCCCCGCGCACCTGGCCTTCGGGCACGGCATCCACTACTGCCTGGGCGCCCCGCTGGCCCGGCTGGAAGCGCAGGTCGCGTTCACCGCCCTGCTCGACCGGCATCCCGGCCTGCAGCTCGCCGTCCCGGTCGGGGAGCTGCACTGGCGGCCCGGTCTCCTGCTGCGTGGCCTGCAGGGATTGCCGGTCTTTCTGTGAAGAGGGCATGATGTCGGCCGTGTCCGACATGCATGATCCCCGGCCGTCGTCGCCGCACTGGCCGACGACTGTTCTGCCGACGGTGCCCGCGCACGACAAGCATCAGAAGGCCAATCGGGTCCGTCTGATCGTGCTCGGCGCGGCCGGCGGCTTCCTGCTGCTCGCCATCGGCTACTGGGCGTTCTCCGGCTCCGGTGACGACAACACCGCGCCGGTGGCCGCTCCGGTCACCTCGGTGCAGGTGCTGCGCACGCAGAGCATCGAGCCGCTGGAGGAGTCGAGCGTCAAGCCCACCAGCAAGCCGCCGACCACCAAGCCGACGACCAAGCCGGCCGTTCCGGCGGGCCGGCCCGGGCTGGTGATCGCCCAGATGCAGCGGGAGCTCGGCGTCCTGGTGCGGAACGGGCAGCTGGACCGGGACGACGCCCGGTCGCTGAACCAGCGGCTCCGCAAGGTCTCCGAGTCGATCCGGAAGAACGACGCGGACCAGGCCGACGACCGCCTCGGGGACTTCGCCGACAAGCTCGCCGACCTGCACGACGACGGCAAGATCAGCGACGCCGGCTTCAACGCCCTGGCCGCCCAGGCCGCACAGGTCGCCGCCGCCCTGTCCAACTGAAGGCCGCGGTCAATCCAAAGGCCGCGGCCAGCTGAAGGCCGCGGCCGATTCAAAGGCCGCGGCCCAGCTGAAGGCCGCGGCCAGTTGGGAAGCCCTGCTAACGGGGCGAGGGCCGGGTGAGTCGGCCGATCGCCGCCTCCACCCCGGCGACCCGGTCGGCCACCAGGGCGACCGCCCCGGCCGCCCGCACCATCGGGTCCGCCTCGGCCCCGCCGAGCGTCTGCTCCCGCAGGAAGCCCGCCTTGACCTCGGCCCACCGCTGCGCCCGGGCCGGGTCGAGCCGCCCGCGGATCTCGGCGAGTTTGAGCAGGTTGGCCTCGGCCCCGCCGGTCAGGGTCTGCGCCTCGCCCAGGTAGTGATCGTCGAGCACCTGCTCCAGCTCGTCGTCGTTCATCGCCGGCACGATCCGCTCGGCCAGCTTGTTCATGTTGCGGTAGGAGCCCTGCAGCCGGAACGGCGGCTCGGTCCGGCTGGAGTCGGCCTGTGCCGCCGAGGCGATGTAGGCCTGGTTGACCCGCAGCACCACCCGCTGCACCCGCTTCATCTTGCGCAGCACGGCCAGGATCTGGTCGAGCTCGGCCGCCGAGTACGGGTACGACAACCGGTCCGCCCGAGCGCTCTCGTCGCCCTCGGCGAGCCGCAGCAGCAGCGGCAGGTCGGCGGAGTCCCGGGCGGCCAGCGGCGCGAGCACGGTGTTCCCGGTGAGCGCGTTCTCCAGGTAGGACAGCTCGAACAGGTCCTCGCGCCCGGACAGCACGTCACCCAGGTTCCACACGTCGGCCCGGTTGGCGAGCATGTCCGGCACCCGGAAACGACGGCCGCTCTCGGTGTACGGGTTCCCGGCCATACACACCGCGAACCGCTTGCCCCGCAGGTCGTACGTCCGCGTCTTGCCGTTCCAGACACCCTCCATGCGCCTCTGCGCGTCACAGAGCGAGATGAACTTCTGCAGCAGCTCGGGGTTGGTGTGCTGGATGTCGTCGAGGTAGAGCAGCACGTTGTTGCCCATCTCCAGGGCCAGCGAGATCTTCTCCACCTCCTGCCGCGCGGTGGCGTCCGGGGCATCGGCCGGGTCGAGCGAGGTCACGCCGTGTCCCAGCGCCGGCCCGTTGACCTTGACGAAGACCAGTCCGAGGCGATCGGCGACGTACTCCATCAGCGTGGTCTTGCCGTAGCCGGGCGGGGAGATCAGCAGCAGCAGGCCCGACCGGTCGGTCCGCTTGTCGTCGCCGGCCGCGCCGATCTGGCGGGCCAGGTTGTCGCCGATCAGCGGCAGGTAGACGTCGTCGAGCAGCCGGTTGCGGACGAACGTGGTCATCACCCGCGGCTTGAACTCGTCGAGTCGCAGCCGATCCCGCTCGGCAGCGGCCAGGGCGGCCCGTTGCTTCTGATAGGCCCGATAGGCCGGCATCCTGATATTTCGGAAATTTCGCGCGGCCGGCAGCAGCGCGTCGAGCCGCACTGTCAACCGCCCGTCCACGACCCGCGAATGCACCCCGAGCAGCCCCGACACCATCTCGCTGGTAGCCGCCGAGACGTCATACCGAGTCAGCGAAGCCAGCTCAATAGCTACTGATTCCGACAAATCCGATTTGTCACCGGCATCGGGCTTTGCTGCCAAAAATGCGCTCAGCCACGCGGAAGCCAACTGTCGTCGAGCAGGAAGATCCGACTCCAACGCTTGCAGATCGTCCGCGAAACGAGCCCCACCCAACTCCCGATGGAACCGATCGAGCAGAGTACGCGCCCCGGAACTGGCCGCGAACCCCGAAGGCGAGGAGGCCAGTTCCTCGACCAGATACTCCCCGACCGGGAAACCGGCCGCGGTGTCCAGTTCGGACCGCAGCTCGTCCAGGGCGGAACCGGCCGAGCCGAACAGCTCCCGCGCCCGGACCAGTGACGACGCCCGCAGCGCCCAGAGCTCCCGCTCGGCCGAGGTGGTGCCGAACGCCCAGAACAGCTGCGCCTCGGCCCGGGTCGACGCGTCGTAGCGCAGCAGCCCGGCCGCCGCGTGCAACCGCAGCAGCGCGTCCAGGATCACCGTGGCGTCGGCGTCGTGCACCCCACGTTCGTACCCCTCGTCGTACCTCTCCTCGGCGGCCCGGCGCACCAGCTCCCGCAACGTGCCATCGGTGAGTGCGGCGGCCGCGGCCCGGGGGTCGGCGGCGAGAATCGCCGCCGCCAGATGTTCCGCGCGGTACAGCGACCGGTCCTCGGAGATCAGCGGCTGATCCCAGAAGTCCCTGGTCAGCGCGAAGGCCGGGTCGGTGATCGGCGAGCGGTAGTCGGTTCCGGTGATCGCGTAGGCCAGCCCGTCGTCCTGCGGCACCAGGGTCAGGTCGATCGCCTGCTCGTTGACCGCGAACGTGTGCCGCCCGAGCCGGATCCCGCCCTCGCCGAACAGGTCGAGCCGGTCGCGCAGCGCCCGCCCGGCCTCCTGGCGGGCCGCCTTGAGCTGGCCCTCCAGCTCCTCGGCGCGGACCGTGTCGCCGGTCGCGCGCAGTTCGTCGGCGACCGTCCGGACCTTGGCGACCATCGGGTCGGTGGCGAAGTACGTGTTGACCTCGTCCGGATCCCCGAGCGTGGTGATCCGCCGGCGCACCGCGTCCAGGATCCGGCGGGCCGAACCGGCCAGCCGGTCGGCGCGGCGGGCCCGCTCGTCGAGCAGCGCCTGCCGGCGGCCGGCGATCGCCTCGTACACCTCGGTGCGTTTGGCGGCCAGCCGCTCGCCGAAGTCGTCGACGTCGCCGAACCGGGTCTCCAGCGTCTCCACCTGGGCCATCAGCCGGGCCAGGTGCTCGTCGCAGCGTTCCGGGGTGTCCGCGGCGGCCAGCGCGGCCGAGACCGACTGGCCGAAGAGCGCGAACTCGGCGGCGAACGCGGCCCGGCCCTCGACCGAGGCCAGCTCGCGGCGGCGCGCGTCCAGGGTGGCCCGGGCCCGGTTGAGCCCGCCCAGCACCGTGCCGATCCTTTCCAGAATGGACACCCGGACGGTCGCGTCGGCGATGTCGAGCCCGCCGACCACCTCGGTGACCACCTGCAACCCGTCGGACTGCTCGGTGATCCGCTCGGCGACCGGCTCCGCCTCGGCGACCGTGCCGATGCCGGTGGCCTGGATCGCCAGCTCCTCGACGCCGGTCTGGTAGTCGGCGAACGCGTCCGGCCGGCGCAGGAACTCGACCGCGCGCCGGGCGGTCTCGTCGGTCGCGGTGACCAGCGAGGCGGCGATCTCGTCGAGCCGGGCGACGTCGGCGTACCGCATCTCCCGCAGCCCGGCGAGCTTGCCGCGTTCCCGGCGCAGCTCGGCGAGCCGGCTCACCCAGCCGCCGGTCGTCGTCGGCGCCTCGGCCTCGGCCCGCCGGATCAGCGACAGCGCGGCCGCCTCGGCGTCCGCGAGGGCCTGCCCGGCCTGCTGGGTCAGCGCCTGCACCGAGGCGAACTCGTCGAGGACCTGGGTGGCCGCGGCCCGTACCTCGGCGAGCGGCTCGGCGAGGTTCTCCAGCTCCGGGTCGTCGAGCCAGTGATAGGTGTCGAAGGCCCGGGTGCAGGCCGCGATGATCGCCTCGAAGACCGGCCCGGCCGCCGACATCTCGCCGACCATCCGGGTCACCGACAGGGTGTCGGCGATGCCGCGGACCAGATCGGCATTGCCGATCCGGTCGAGCGGTCCGGTTCCGGGTGGCTGCGCGGCGGCGTGCGCATCCGAGACGTACGACGTCTGCCACACCTGCACAGCGTGGACACGAGTCGGCTCGGCAGTGCCGGCCTGATCGGGACTGCGCAGCACCACCAGCGTGCCGTCGTCGAAGATCGCGTAGCCGTGACCCGCGATCGGCGTCGCGACCTCCTTGCGGATCACGTTGTAGGGCAGCAGCAGGTACCGCCCGGACCCGGCGTCGTGGAAGACGTGCAGCACGTCCTCGCCGTTGACCGACCGGATCACCCGCTCGAACGCCAGCCCGGTGGTGTCCTGGTCGAACGTCTTCGCGACGCCGGTGGCCAGGTAGTACCCGCCGGGGAAGATGACGCCCTGGTCCTCCGGCAGCCGCCGGCACGCCTGCCCGATCCCGTCCAGCCGCCGCACGTCCCGGGTGCGCGTGTTGAACACCAGGTAGCGCTGCACGGTCTCCTGGTAGGGCAAAACCCTCAACAAGATCAAAGGCCCGACCCTGGCGTACGCGATCTCAGCATCCGCCAGACTCTGCAGCGGCTCGTCCACCGGCTCCGAGTAGATGCCCTCGCCGTCCTCGGTGTTGTTCTCCACCTTGACGGTGAGCGTGCCGCCGACCGCCTCGACGAACACCTCGTCCTCGATCGAGACGTGCGGGTGCCGCCCGAGCACGTGCTGCTCGCGGGTGGTGGCCGTCCAGGTGAAGTCGTGCGTGGCCGGGAGCACGTGGTCCCGCTCGCCCCGCGCGTCCTGGTACGCCACCGACCCGTCCACGCCGACCCGCCAGCGCAGCACCTTCAGGTCGTCGGCCCGCGCCCCGGTCTGGAAGATCGCCAGCAGCAGCCCCTCGACCCGGCGCAACTGCCGGAGCCGGGTCTCCTTGTAGTACCGGTGCAGCTCGGCGAAGTCCCGCCGGAAGCCCGGGTCGTCGAGCAGCCCGGGCGCCTGCGTCGGCTGGAACTTCCGGTCCACCACGGTGAAGACGTCGTCCACTGACGTCTCGGCCTTCATCCCGAGGAACGCGTTCGCGCCGAAGAGCAGCGCCTCCCCGGCCGGCGCGACGTCGGCCGGCACGCAGTTGTTGCCGGTCCGGATCCGCTCGGTGCCCAGCAACTCGGTCTGCTGGGCCCCGAAGACCTCGACCCGGCGCCCGTTCAGCGCCTCGGCCCGCTCGGCGAGCTCCCGGGCCTTGGCGCCGAGCCGGGCCCGGAGCACCTCGTAGGTGCCGGCGTCGATGTTGGATTCGGTCACTCAGCCTGGTCCTTCTTCAGCTGGCTGGCGACGGCCGCGGCCACGCTCAGGTTGGCCACGTCCGCGGTCGACACCGCGGAGGCCAGCTTGTGCAGGTCCTCGGCCAGCTCACCCTCGCCGTTCAGGTAGCGGGCGCCGACGCCCTGGACCACCGTGCTGTGCTCGACGAACCCGTCGATGCTCTTGCCCAGCGTGATCGAGCCGACCAGCTTGTCGAAGAAGACCGAGTCCCCGCCGACGATGTCGATGTTCGCCTTCTCCAGCCCGGCCGCGACCACCATGGCCTGCGCCTCGGCGATCTCCTTGTGCACGGTGATGCCGGCCAGCCGGATCTCCTTCTCCATCTCCAGCCGCAGGCGGTACTCCTCGTGCGCGCGGGTGACGTCGTCGAGCGTGGCCATCGCGCCGGCCTTCTGCTCCAGGCCGATCGCCTCGCCGAGCAGCTTTTCCTTGATCGCCTCGGCGGCGACCAGCGCCTTCTGCCGCTCGACCGCGGCCTCGGCCAGGCCGGTCTTCTCGATCACCTCGGCCTCGGCGCGGCCGGTCTTGACGATCGCCTCGGCGTTGCGCTCCCGGACCTGGACGTCGGCCAGGCCGAACGCGGCCGACTCGGCCTGCTGGCCCTCGGCCATCCGGATCTTGGCGCGGGCGTCCAGCTCGGCCGCCTGCTGCCGGGACTCGGCCAGCAGCAGCAGCTCGCGGGCCTTGAACTTGGCCGCGGCCTCCGAGGCCTCGGCCGCCTTGATGTCCTTGACCAGGGATTCCTGCGCCTCGGCCTCGGCGTTGATGATGACCGCCTGGCGGGTCCGCTCGGCCTCCTCGACGACTCGGAGGCGCTTGATGTTCTCCTCCTGCTCGGCGACCGTCTTCTCCACCGCGATCCGCTCCCGGATCACCTCGGCCATCGACCGCTTCTCGGTCTCGACCTCCTTGTCCTTCGCGATGGTGGACAGCTCGGTCTCCCGCTGGCGCCCGATCACCTCGAGCATCCGGTCCTTCTCGATCCGCTCGGTCTCGATCGCGATGACCCGCTCGCGGTTCTTCTCGGCGACCGCGATCTCCCGGCTCTTGTTCTCGGTCTGCACGCCGAGCTGCTGCTCGGTCTTGATCCGGGCGGTCTCCGAACGGAGCGTCTCCTCGGCCCGGGCCAGGGCGATCTCGGCCTCCTCGCGGGCCCGGATGGTCTCGATCTCCCGGCGCTGCTTGATCTCCGCGTCGGTCCGCCGGCGCTCCAGCTCGAGGATCGCCTCGCGGGCGTCCACGTCCTGGCGGGTGATCTCCTTCTCCTCGTTGCGCCGGAAGTCGTTGGTGCGCACCGCCTCGATCGCGGTCAGCTCGGTGATCTTCCGGATGCCCTGGGCGTCCAGGATGTTCTTCGGGTCGAGCGAGGTGACCGGGGTCTGCTCGAGGAAGTCGATGGCCGCGTCCTCCAGGCTGTACCCGTTGAGGTCGGTGCCGATCACCTCGATGATCTGGTCCCGGAAGTGGTTGCGCTTGGTGTAGAGGTCGATGAAGTCGAGCTGCTTGCCGACCGTCTTGAGCGCCTCGGAGAACTTCGCGCTGAACAGCTCCTGCAGCGTGGTCTCACTGCTGGCCCGGGTGGTGCCGATCGCCTGCGCCACCTTGATCACGTCTTCGGTGGTCTTGTTGACCCGCACGAAGAACGTGATCCGGATGTCGGCACGGATGTTGTCCTGGCAGATCAGCCCTTCCCGCCCCGTACGGGAAATCTCAATGGTTTTGACCGAGATATCCATGATTTCGGCCTTGTGGAGAACGGGCAGCACCACCGCGCCGGTGAAGGTGACGTCCACGCGGCGCACCTTGGAGACGATCAACGCCTTGCCCTGTTCGACTTTCCGGAACATCCGGCTGAAGAAGAACAGCACGCCGATCGCGATCAGTACGACAACGGCGATAAGCACACCGAAACCGGTGGAGACAACGTCCATCAAAGGCCTTTCTTGGCGATATCGGCGGGAACGACCCAGAAGAACTCGCCTTCCGGGTCGACGTCATAGATGAGGGCGACGGTGCCGGCGGACAGCTGGTCCTGGCCGGCCTGGCGGACCTGGATGATCGCCGAGGAGCCGTCCGCCGCGTGGACCTCGGCCTGGCCGAAGGTCCCGGTCACCCGCCCGGTGCGGATGACGCAGGTCAGGCCGACGAAATCGGCGCGCGACGCGTCCGGCCCGGTCGGCAGCAGCTTCTGCAGCGGGATCGCGATCAGCCGGGTGATGATCGCGGCGGCGACCAGGGCGGCGATCGGGACGACCCAGAGCGGGAACCCGGGGTGCCACTGGCTGCCGGCCAGGGTGCCGAACCAGGCCAGCGCCACGAGCAGGGAGAGGAAGACCGGCACCGGTACGCCGAGCAGCTCCCCGTGACCGTGCCCGGCGTCCGGGTCGGCGCCGCCGGCGATCACCACGAGCCAGTAACCGATGACGAGAATCAGCAGGGGAGTGAGGAGAACGGTCGGGAAGCTCAGCGCGGCTTCAAGGAATCCGTTCCCCATGGAAATGTCCGTCCCCCGTTTGTTCGTGTGCGGTCCACAGGGTCTCAGGCGCGGTCAAGGTTTGAAAAGGCCGGAACAGCCACCACCGTCTATCCCGGGACTGCTATCCCAGGACTGATAGTCCGTGGATAAAGACTCCCTTCATGCCGGGCGTCCGGCACGGCAGACTTGCCTCATGGATCGGGAACAACTGGCCCACTTCCTCCGGACCCGGCGCGAGGCGCTGCAGCCGGAGGATGTCGGATTGCCGCGTGGCCCACGGCGGCGCACCGGCGGCCTGCGGCGGGAGGAGGTGGCGGCGCTGTCCGGCATGTCGGCCGACTACTACGGGCGCATCGAGCAGCAGCGCGGCCCGGCGCCGTCCGACCAGATGCTCGCCTCGCTGGCCCGGGCCATGCACCTGAGCCTGGCGGAGCGGGATCACCTGTTCCATCTCGGCGGACACCCGGCGCCCCGGCGCTCGCTGCGGGACGATCACATCAGCCCCGGCATGATGCGGATCGTCGACCGGATGATGGACACCCCGGCCATGGTGCTGTCCCGGTTCGGCGAGACGCTGCGCCAGACCCCGATGGCGGTGGCCCTGTTCGGCGACGAGACCCGCTACACCGGGCTGGCCCGCGCCACGGTCTACCGCTGGTTCACCGATCCGGAGAGCCGGCGCGTCTACCCGGAGCGGGACTATCCGAAGCACGGCCGGTTCTTCACGGCCAACCTGCGGCGGGCCTACACCGCGGACCCGGAGGGCCGGGCCGGCGAGATCGTGACGGCGCTGCTCGCGATCAGTCCGGAGTTCACCGCGATCTGGGACGAGCACGAGGTGGGCCTCTCCCACGTGGCGCAGAAGACGCTCGTCCACCCGCAGCTCGGCGAGCTCGAGCTGTGGTGTCAGAACCTCTACGACCCCGAGCAGGAGCAGGCCCTGCTCGTCTTCACCGCGGCGCCCGCCTCGGCGAGTTACGAGAAGCTCCAGCTGCTCGCCGCCGTCGGCTAGCGCCGGACCCGATCCCGCGCTCGCGGGATCGGCACGAAAACCCAGCACACGACATTCGAGGGGATCACCATGCCCAAAATCGCCCTGATCACCGGCGGCAACCGCGGGCTCGGCCGGGCCACCGCCCTGGCCCTGATCGACGCCGGCGTCGAGGTCATCTACACCCACCGCGGCGACCCCGGGGAGAAGATCGACGCCATCGGGCTCGAGCTCACCGTCGGCGCCCTGGACGGCTACGACGCCTTCGTCACCGAGCTGCGCCGCACGCTGCGCGACCGGTTCGGCCGGGAGGACTTCGACTTCCTGGTCAACAACGCCGGCGTCGGCGTGCACGCCTCGATCGCCGACACCACCGTCGACGCCTTCGACCAGCTGATGAACGTGCATTTCCGGGGCATGTACTTCCTCACCCAGAAGCTGCTCCCGCTGATCGCCGACGGCGGCCGGATCATCAACATCTCCACCGGCCTGGCCCGCTTCACCGGCGACGGCTACGCGGCGTACGCGTCGATGAAGGGCGCCGTCGAGGTCTTCACCCGGTACCTGGCCAAGGAGGTCGCCCCGCGCGGCATCACCGCCAACGTGGTGGCGCCCGGCCCGTCCGCGACCGACTTCGCCGGCGGCGCGCTCCGCGACAAC encodes:
- a CDS encoding SPFH domain-containing protein — translated: MDVVSTGFGVLIAVVVLIAIGVLFFFSRMFRKVEQGKALIVSKVRRVDVTFTGAVVLPVLHKAEIMDISVKTIEISRTGREGLICQDNIRADIRITFFVRVNKTTEDVIKVAQAIGTTRASSETTLQELFSAKFSEALKTVGKQLDFIDLYTKRNHFRDQIIEVIGTDLNGYSLEDAAIDFLEQTPVTSLDPKNILDAQGIRKITELTAIEAVRTNDFRRNEEKEITRQDVDAREAILELERRRTDAEIKQRREIETIRAREEAEIALARAEETLRSETARIKTEQQLGVQTENKSREIAVAEKNRERVIAIETERIEKDRMLEVIGRQRETELSTIAKDKEVETEKRSMAEVIRERIAVEKTVAEQEENIKRLRVVEEAERTRQAVIINAEAEAQESLVKDIKAAEASEAAAKFKARELLLLAESRQQAAELDARAKIRMAEGQQAESAAFGLADVQVRERNAEAIVKTGRAEAEVIEKTGLAEAAVERQKALVAAEAIKEKLLGEAIGLEQKAGAMATLDDVTRAHEEYRLRLEMEKEIRLAGITVHKEIAEAQAMVVAAGLEKANIDIVGGDSVFFDKLVGSITLGKSIDGFVEHSTVVQGVGARYLNGEGELAEDLHKLASAVSTADVANLSVAAAVASQLKKDQAE
- a CDS encoding DNA repair ATPase, whose protein sequence is MTESNIDAGTYEVLRARLGAKARELAERAEALNGRRVEVFGAQQTELLGTERIRTGNNCVPADVAPAGEALLFGANAFLGMKAETSVDDVFTVVDRKFQPTQAPGLLDDPGFRRDFAELHRYYKETRLRQLRRVEGLLLAIFQTGARADDLKVLRWRVGVDGSVAYQDARGERDHVLPATHDFTWTATTREQHVLGRHPHVSIEDEVFVEAVGGTLTVKVENNTEDGEGIYSEPVDEPLQSLADAEIAYARVGPLILLRVLPYQETVQRYLVFNTRTRDVRRLDGIGQACRRLPEDQGVIFPGGYYLATGVAKTFDQDTTGLAFERVIRSVNGEDVLHVFHDAGSGRYLLLPYNVIRKEVATPIAGHGYAIFDDGTLVVLRSPDQAGTAEPTRVHAVQVWQTSYVSDAHAAAQPPGTGPLDRIGNADLVRGIADTLSVTRMVGEMSAAGPVFEAIIAACTRAFDTYHWLDDPELENLAEPLAEVRAAATQVLDEFASVQALTQQAGQALADAEAAALSLIRRAEAEAPTTTGGWVSRLAELRRERGKLAGLREMRYADVARLDEIAASLVTATDETARRAVEFLRRPDAFADYQTGVEELAIQATGIGTVAEAEPVAERITEQSDGLQVVTEVVGGLDIADATVRVSILERIGTVLGGLNRARATLDARRRELASVEGRAAFAAEFALFGQSVSAALAAADTPERCDEHLARLMAQVETLETRFGDVDDFGERLAAKRTEVYEAIAGRRQALLDERARRADRLAGSARRILDAVRRRITTLGDPDEVNTYFATDPMVAKVRTVADELRATGDTVRAEELEGQLKAARQEAGRALRDRLDLFGEGGIRLGRHTFAVNEQAIDLTLVPQDDGLAYAITGTDYRSPITDPAFALTRDFWDQPLISEDRSLYRAEHLAAAILAADPRAAAAALTDGTLRELVRRAAEERYDEGYERGVHDADATVILDALLRLHAAAGLLRYDASTRAEAQLFWAFGTTSAERELWALRASSLVRARELFGSAGSALDELRSELDTAAGFPVGEYLVEELASSPSGFAASSGARTLLDRFHRELGGARFADDLQALESDLPARRQLASAWLSAFLAAKPDAGDKSDLSESVAIELASLTRYDVSAATSEMVSGLLGVHSRVVDGRLTVRLDALLPAARNFRNIRMPAYRAYQKQRAALAAAERDRLRLDEFKPRVMTTFVRNRLLDDVYLPLIGDNLARQIGAAGDDKRTDRSGLLLLISPPGYGKTTLMEYVADRLGLVFVKVNGPALGHGVTSLDPADAPDATARQEVEKISLALEMGNNVLLYLDDIQHTNPELLQKFISLCDAQRRMEGVWNGKTRTYDLRGKRFAVCMAGNPYTESGRRFRVPDMLANRADVWNLGDVLSGREDLFELSYLENALTGNTVLAPLAARDSADLPLLLRLAEGDESARADRLSYPYSAAELDQILAVLRKMKRVQRVVLRVNQAYIASAAQADSSRTEPPFRLQGSYRNMNKLAERIVPAMNDDELEQVLDDHYLGEAQTLTGGAEANLLKLAEIRGRLDPARAQRWAEVKAGFLREQTLGGAEADPMVRAAGAVALVADRVAGVEAAIGRLTRPSPR
- a CDS encoding helix-turn-helix transcriptional regulator, which codes for MDREQLAHFLRTRREALQPEDVGLPRGPRRRTGGLRREEVAALSGMSADYYGRIEQQRGPAPSDQMLASLARAMHLSLAERDHLFHLGGHPAPRRSLRDDHISPGMMRIVDRMMDTPAMVLSRFGETLRQTPMAVALFGDETRYTGLARATVYRWFTDPESRRVYPERDYPKHGRFFTANLRRAYTADPEGRAGEIVTALLAISPEFTAIWDEHEVGLSHVAQKTLVHPQLGELELWCQNLYDPEQEQALLVFTAAPASASYEKLQLLAAVG